A part of Cannabis sativa cultivar Pink pepper isolate KNU-18-1 chromosome 6, ASM2916894v1, whole genome shotgun sequence genomic DNA contains:
- the LOC115694680 gene encoding uncharacterized protein LOC115694680, with product MMSYKWRKGKRASFSFMAPSSLSSLLQFHSHSLFSSHNPNPKFTHSHTLTLPSRTSPRTLTFRSASNPNPSPTPGTDESSPSPSPLSPPPPVRKSFAVATGDLFLGLASRLINKPSRGPNGEELASVAMFENYGSVVRSKKERIGAVIEDEIEPDVVWEQSVMDVEAEKQRRVVTSPGFSFSAAGLLFPYHLGVAQFLIENGYIKESTPLAGSSAGAIVCAVIASGASMDEALKATKILAEDCRSKGTAFRLGAVLRDILEKFLPEDVHIRSNGRVRVAVTQILWRPRGLLVDKFDSKEDLINAVFTSSFIPGYLAPKPATYFRNRLCVDGGLTLFMPPTSAKQTVRVCAFPANRLGLEGIGISPDCNPENRTTPREFFNWALEPAEDHILDRLFEFGYRDAAIWAKENPANELVQDGIPLVENGLAQ from the exons ATGATGTCATACAAATGGAGGAAAGGTAAGCGAGCTTCATTTTCATTCATGGCTCCTTCTTCTCTCTCATCTCTCCTTCAGTTTCACTctcactctcttttctcttcccaCAATCCTAACCCTAAATTCACTCACAGTCACACCCTCACCCTCCCTTCTCGCACCTCCCCACGTACCCTGACCTTCCGCTCTGCTTCCAACCCCAACCCATCCCCGACCCCCGGCACCGATGAGTCATCGCCTTCTCCGTCACCATTGTCTCCGCCGCCGCCTGTCAGAAAGTCCTTTGCTGTCGCCACCGGGGATCTCTTCTTGGGATTGGCTTCGCGCCTCATTAACAAGCCCAGCCGTGGACCAAATGGCGAGGAGCTGGCCTCGGTTGCTATGTTCGAAAACTATGGCAGTGTGGTTCGGAGTAAGAAGGAGAGGATTGGGGCGGTCATAGAGGATGAAATTGAGCCTGATGTTGTGTGGGAGCAGAGCGTGATGGACGTCGAGGCTGAGAAGCAACGCCGCGTGGTTACCAGTCCCGGGTTTAGCTTCTCCGCCGCAGGACTTCTCTTCCCATACCACCTTGGGGTTGCTCAGTTTCTCATAGAGAATGGGTACATTAAG GAAAGCACTCCATTAGCTGGTTCCTCAGCTGGGGCCATTGTTTGTGCGGTGATTGCTTCTGGAGCTAGTATGGATGAGGCATTGAAAGCTACTAAGATACTGGCTGAAGATTGTCGGAGCAAAGGGACAGCGTTTCGGCTTGGG GCTGTTCTTCGAGATATTCTTGAGAAGTTTCTGCCAGAGGATGTTCATATAAGATCTAATGGACGTGTTCGTG TTGCTGTAACCCAGATTCTCTGGAGGCCGAGAGGATTATTAGTGGATAAGTTTGACTCCAAAGAAGATCTTATTAATGCAGTTTTTACTTCTTCCTTCATTCCAGG ATATCTTGCACCGAAACCAGCAACATATTTCCGTAATCGGCTTTGCGTTGATGGGGGGCTAACTTTATTTATGCCTCCAACATCTGCTAAACAGACG GTTCGCGTATGTGCTTTCCCAGCCAATCGCTTAGGGTTGGAAGGGATTGGAATCAGCCCAGATTGCAATCCTGAAAATAGGACTACCCCTCGAGAG ttTTTTAATTGGGCACTTGAGCCTGCAGAAGATCATATTCTTGATAGGCTATTTGAATTTGGATACCGAGATGCAGCAATATGGGCTAAGGAGAATCCTGCTAATGAATTAGTTCAAGATGGCATTCCCTTAGTGGAAAATGGTTTAGcacaataa